In Edaphobacter dinghuensis, one genomic interval encodes:
- a CDS encoding DUF4337 domain-containing protein, which yields MEPTEMQEFSNQLHEANEEGGESLTRISLSISILAVLVAMVTVLGHRSHTEAILMQSRVADQWNLYQAKKIRMDNLSVTVDLLSLQSFANAAGAAAKQQEYKAHIEKWKSDLAEEQQKAHEYEHEVHLAERRASHYDLGEALLQIAVVLSSITLFTRRRSYFFLGIGIGAVGLVIASLALFVH from the coding sequence ATGGAACCCACAGAAATGCAGGAGTTCAGCAATCAACTCCACGAAGCCAATGAAGAGGGCGGCGAGTCGCTTACCCGTATCTCGCTATCCATCTCTATCCTTGCCGTCCTTGTTGCTATGGTCACCGTGCTTGGACACCGCAGCCATACCGAAGCCATTCTGATGCAGTCGCGCGTCGCTGATCAGTGGAATCTCTATCAAGCCAAAAAGATCCGCATGGATAATCTTTCAGTCACGGTAGATCTGCTCTCATTGCAGAGCTTCGCTAACGCCGCCGGCGCAGCCGCCAAGCAGCAGGAGTACAAAGCACACATCGAGAAGTGGAAGTCCGACTTGGCCGAAGAGCAGCAGAAGGCCCACGAGTACGAGCATGAGGTCCATCTCGCCGAGCGCCGTGCCAGTCATTATGATCTCGGAGAGGCACTGCTGCAGATTGCCGTCGTTCTCTCTTCCATCACACTCTTCACTCGCCGCCGATCTTACTTCTTTCTCGGCATCGGCATTGGAGCTGTCGGATTGGTTATCGCCTCGCTGGCTTTATTCGTGCACTAG
- a CDS encoding B-box zinc finger protein has protein sequence MNCANHPDRERAAFCQNCGKPLCQECTRAVGSSIFCEPCLVTKLSGAGTPNPAGGPAPGASYPADGTIPPPPPPDEPNPGLAALLGFIPGVGAMYNGQYAKGIVHLIVFAVLVSLSGENGIFGLFIAGWVFYQVIEAHHTAQARRDGTPLPNPFGLNDLGERLGFGKAWPSSTAQGTTNTQYTAPDTTVPPAANYVPPASDYQPYTTPPAANWNTQWENYVPPGTPFVSPVTPPAAPNPPYTDNRFPSGAIWLIGLGALFLIGNSGLFHGDTMRWFLPMLFIGFGVWLFVHKMTESGPLADDGTAVYKIRFFHALRGAIWIILVGVLFLLDSSHILSWGRSWPLFIIVAGVMAVLQRATFSAAAAAPPYPPYSAPPPSSPAPTTSTSIVPSNTHDEEGK, from the coding sequence TGCGGCAAGCCTCTGTGCCAGGAGTGCACCCGCGCTGTCGGCTCGAGCATCTTCTGCGAGCCCTGCCTGGTTACCAAACTATCTGGAGCAGGCACCCCCAATCCTGCTGGCGGTCCCGCTCCCGGAGCAAGTTATCCCGCCGACGGAACGATCCCGCCGCCACCTCCGCCGGACGAGCCTAATCCAGGTCTCGCCGCGCTGCTCGGCTTCATTCCCGGCGTGGGCGCGATGTACAACGGCCAATATGCCAAGGGCATCGTCCATCTGATCGTCTTTGCCGTGCTGGTGAGCCTCTCAGGTGAGAACGGCATCTTCGGCCTCTTCATCGCCGGTTGGGTCTTCTACCAGGTCATCGAAGCCCACCACACCGCTCAGGCACGCCGCGATGGTACGCCGCTGCCCAATCCCTTCGGCCTCAACGATCTGGGCGAACGTCTGGGCTTCGGCAAGGCATGGCCCAGCAGCACTGCCCAAGGAACAACGAATACGCAGTACACAGCCCCAGACACAACCGTTCCTCCCGCCGCAAACTACGTTCCACCGGCATCGGACTACCAGCCCTACACAACTCCACCCGCGGCGAATTGGAATACGCAGTGGGAGAACTATGTTCCGCCGGGAACACCTTTCGTCAGCCCGGTTACTCCCCCGGCAGCCCCCAATCCTCCTTATACCGATAACCGCTTCCCTAGCGGCGCGATCTGGTTGATTGGCCTGGGCGCACTGTTTCTTATCGGCAACTCCGGCCTGTTTCACGGCGATACGATGCGCTGGTTTCTGCCGATGCTCTTCATCGGGTTTGGAGTATGGCTATTCGTCCATAAGATGACGGAGTCCGGCCCGCTCGCCGACGACGGAACCGCCGTCTACAAGATTCGCTTCTTCCATGCGCTGCGCGGTGCAATCTGGATCATCCTGGTGGGCGTGCTCTTCCTGCTCGACAGCTCGCACATTCTTTCGTGGGGACGAAGCTGGCCGCTGTTCATCATCGTCGCCGGCGTCATGGCCGTACTGCAACGAGCGACCTTCAGTGCTGCCGCAGCCGCTCCGCCTTATCCACCTTATTCGGCTCCACCTCCCTCCAGCCCTGCCCCGACAACCAGCACATCGATCGTTCCCTCCAACACGCACGATGAGGAAGGGAAATAA
- a CDS encoding acyltransferase family protein: MGEATQTTKAGTSQLSADILKTKQHFDVLDGLRGIAALSVVTFHFMEMAISDYSKNFIGHGFLAVDFFFCLSGFVIGYAYDDRIGKIGIIEFLKSRLIRLHPLVILGSILGLFAFLFNPFTSIQHAYSIGRVTLIFLASILLIPFPAMAERSFNLFSFNAPAWSLFWEYVANIFYAFILCRLGRRSLLTLITLAAVVLCVVGYHSGSLSGGWSGPTFWDGGARVAYSFLAGLLIYRSNWIIKTRLGFTSLSLLLLAAFMMPYFKWNVLAEALVILFYFPLLVSLGAGALLTKRSEPICIFSGKISYPLYMTHYAAIWVFMNYYNSHKPGTAQLALIVTTGVLLLSGVAYVVMELYDIPIRRYLTSRRIAAASAWRPNRLSDQ, from the coding sequence ATGGGGGAAGCGACGCAGACGACGAAGGCCGGAACCAGCCAACTAAGCGCTGACATTCTGAAGACCAAGCAGCACTTTGATGTTCTGGATGGACTAAGAGGGATTGCGGCTTTGTCGGTGGTCACCTTCCACTTCATGGAGATGGCCATCAGCGACTACAGTAAGAACTTCATCGGGCATGGCTTTCTTGCTGTCGATTTCTTCTTCTGTCTCTCCGGGTTCGTTATCGGATATGCCTACGATGATCGGATAGGCAAGATCGGCATCATCGAATTTCTCAAATCAAGACTGATCCGATTGCACCCTTTGGTGATTCTGGGGTCGATTCTTGGCTTGTTCGCGTTTCTTTTCAATCCATTTACGAGTATTCAGCATGCCTACAGCATAGGCAGAGTTACTCTCATCTTTCTCGCCTCGATCCTTCTTATCCCTTTCCCCGCGATGGCGGAGCGTAGCTTTAATTTGTTCAGCTTCAATGCTCCTGCGTGGTCGCTATTTTGGGAATATGTCGCGAATATCTTCTATGCTTTTATCCTTTGCAGACTCGGCCGACGCTCGTTGCTGACGTTGATTACCCTCGCTGCGGTTGTTCTTTGCGTGGTCGGCTATCACTCCGGATCGTTAAGTGGCGGGTGGAGCGGTCCAACCTTCTGGGATGGAGGCGCCCGCGTTGCTTATTCGTTCTTAGCGGGCCTGCTTATCTATCGTTCTAACTGGATTATCAAGACGAGGCTCGGTTTTACGAGCTTATCCCTGTTGCTGCTGGCCGCATTCATGATGCCGTACTTCAAATGGAATGTGTTGGCAGAGGCGCTGGTGATTTTGTTTTATTTCCCTCTGCTAGTCAGCCTGGGAGCTGGCGCTCTGCTTACGAAGAGGTCTGAGCCGATCTGCATATTCTCCGGGAAGATCTCGTATCCGCTGTACATGACGCACTATGCCGCGATCTGGGTATTTATGAATTACTACAACAGTCATAAGCCGGGGACGGCGCAGTTGGCTCTTATCGTAACGACTGGCGTGCTCCTTCTCTCGGGGGTCGCATATGTCGTGATGGAGCTCTATGACATTCCGATTCGCAGATACTTAACGTCCAGGCGGATAGCTGCTGCGTCGGCCTGGCGGCCAAATCGGCTCTCCGATCAATGA
- a CDS encoding Gfo/Idh/MocA family protein, translating into MKGMDRREFVKAGAAASGLLLLKSKTAFGYEANSAVRMGLLGCGNRGTSVASSFAKNTTARVVALADIFPDKLALGKQHFDQLNAGLGHSAIEDRLTFHGHNAFMELAHSKDIDMVQISTPPWFHVEHLEGVVNAGKHAYCEKPVGVDVAQSKKALEIAKRVEGKLSVDVGFQVRKAPPIAAVIEKVQAGALGKIASISASYYAPASTEKTAPAGASHDEWRLRNWLWDRMLSGDILVEQNIHIIDLCNWVLGAHPLKATATGGRNILTHAGDCWDNYQVDYTYPNDVHVSFASTQFGDYGFFEAGLRAFGAEGSADIPYAGQVRILGKSPWSWQDGQGTSAEPGKFSASGDFKDNLEFADREKDRSFIESITSGKFHNQIAAGVETAQSCMLGRMAGYTRREVTWEELQTHGEKFALGMDVSRFS; encoded by the coding sequence ATGAAGGGGATGGATCGAAGGGAGTTTGTTAAGGCAGGAGCTGCGGCATCGGGCCTGTTGCTACTGAAGTCGAAGACGGCGTTTGGTTATGAAGCCAACTCCGCTGTGCGGATGGGGCTGCTTGGCTGCGGAAACCGGGGAACGTCGGTGGCCAGCTCGTTCGCGAAAAACACGACGGCGCGTGTAGTGGCACTTGCTGACATCTTTCCCGACAAGCTCGCGTTGGGCAAGCAGCACTTCGACCAGTTGAATGCAGGGCTCGGTCATTCGGCCATCGAGGATAGGCTGACGTTTCATGGCCACAATGCCTTTATGGAGCTTGCACACTCCAAAGACATCGACATGGTGCAGATCTCGACGCCACCGTGGTTTCACGTCGAGCACCTCGAAGGCGTCGTCAACGCAGGTAAGCACGCCTATTGCGAGAAGCCGGTCGGCGTAGATGTGGCTCAATCGAAGAAAGCGCTGGAGATTGCGAAGAGGGTGGAGGGCAAGCTCAGCGTCGATGTAGGTTTTCAAGTGCGTAAGGCTCCGCCGATTGCCGCGGTGATCGAAAAGGTGCAGGCCGGCGCGTTGGGGAAGATAGCGTCCATCTCTGCGAGCTACTATGCGCCAGCCTCTACGGAGAAGACGGCGCCTGCGGGCGCTTCACATGATGAGTGGAGGCTGCGGAACTGGCTGTGGGACAGGATGCTCTCAGGCGACATTCTGGTCGAGCAGAACATCCACATCATCGACCTGTGCAACTGGGTTCTGGGCGCGCATCCGCTGAAGGCCACAGCGACCGGAGGCAGGAATATCCTGACGCACGCAGGCGACTGTTGGGACAACTACCAGGTGGATTACACCTATCCCAATGACGTGCACGTGAGCTTCGCCTCAACGCAGTTTGGCGACTATGGCTTCTTCGAGGCAGGTCTGCGGGCCTTCGGAGCTGAGGGTTCTGCGGATATTCCATACGCCGGGCAGGTACGAATCCTCGGCAAGTCGCCGTGGTCGTGGCAGGATGGTCAGGGCACCTCGGCTGAGCCGGGCAAATTTTCCGCGAGCGGCGACTTCAAGGACAACCTGGAGTTCGCCGATCGCGAGAAAGATCGCAGCTTCATCGAAAGCATCACCTCAGGGAAATTCCACAACCAGATTGCGGCAGGTGTGGAGACCGCGCAGAGTTGCATGCTGGGGCGCATGGCCGGCTATACCCGGCGCGAGGTGACGTGGGAGGAGCTGCAGACGCATGGAGAGAAATTTGCGCTCGGGATGGACGTCAGCCGCTTCAGCTAG
- a CDS encoding DUF4097 family beta strand repeat-containing protein produces MATNPPPYPPPGPPYGNDWKYQRRIMKEQARVQRDVLRAQAAAYRYQMRGARHGSIVGPLILIAIGVVFLLVQMGRLDARQVWDWYGHWWPVVLIGAGLVMFLEWAFDRYIAADPSHPVYRRSMGGGVFSLLLLLVIAGVIFSGFRHGNGSFYEHNFGINQNDLDQFLGDKHESDQTVVQALPAGSGFSIDNPRGDVIVSGTSDDNQIHVAIHKEIYSRSDSDATHKAEQLNPQFSTGDNTVTLNMPSLPGGRGDLTITVPPTAVINVNANHGDVHVSGIKAPVTVTANHGDVELSAITGPVTARINNSDSSFSAHSITGPLIIEGRGQDLTLSDLSAPVKINGDFFGTTHLEHIRGQIMFHSTRTDMQLGRLDGEADISNNADLSASEVVGPLTLSTRSRNITLDRIAGDISVSNSNGFVNVTSAPPLGNVTIENRNGDISLTVPEHSGFVVDAQATDGDLDNDFSFATQGTDTHRTFSGTVGKGGPTLRLTTTHGDISFKKTSVLPLPPAPPAPPKLTLIAPDAKIAIEGARAEAKAAERMAAQEAKAAKAQAKEAAAEAKRDAKAQSSNDSSQ; encoded by the coding sequence ATGGCCACTAATCCTCCACCCTACCCGCCGCCCGGCCCTCCCTACGGCAATGACTGGAAGTATCAACGTCGCATCATGAAGGAGCAGGCCCGGGTGCAACGCGATGTGCTACGCGCCCAGGCTGCGGCGTATCGCTACCAGATGCGCGGTGCACGCCACGGTTCGATCGTCGGGCCACTGATCCTGATCGCGATTGGCGTTGTCTTCCTTCTGGTGCAGATGGGCCGTCTCGACGCCCGCCAGGTATGGGATTGGTACGGTCACTGGTGGCCGGTGGTGCTGATCGGCGCAGGCCTGGTGATGTTTCTTGAGTGGGCATTCGACCGCTACATCGCAGCCGATCCCTCCCATCCCGTCTATCGCCGGAGCATGGGAGGAGGAGTCTTCTCGCTGCTTCTGCTGCTGGTGATCGCCGGCGTTATCTTCAGCGGATTCCGGCATGGCAACGGAAGCTTCTACGAGCATAACTTCGGCATCAACCAGAACGACCTCGATCAGTTTCTCGGCGACAAGCACGAGAGCGATCAGACCGTCGTTCAGGCTCTTCCAGCCGGCAGCGGCTTCTCCATCGACAACCCTCGAGGCGATGTCATCGTCTCCGGGACCAGCGACGACAACCAGATCCATGTCGCCATCCACAAAGAGATCTATAGCCGCTCTGACTCCGACGCTACTCACAAGGCCGAGCAGCTCAATCCTCAGTTCAGCACTGGTGACAACACCGTTACGCTCAACATGCCTTCTCTTCCCGGTGGCCGCGGCGACCTGACGATCACAGTTCCCCCAACAGCAGTCATCAACGTCAATGCCAATCATGGCGACGTCCACGTCAGCGGCATCAAAGCCCCCGTAACCGTCACGGCAAACCACGGCGATGTCGAGCTGAGCGCCATCACCGGGCCTGTCACAGCGCGCATCAATAACAGCGACTCCTCCTTCTCAGCGCACAGCATCACCGGCCCGCTCATCATCGAAGGCCGCGGTCAGGACCTTACCCTCTCTGACCTGAGTGCGCCGGTCAAGATCAACGGCGACTTCTTCGGCACCACCCATCTTGAACACATTCGCGGTCAGATCATGTTTCACTCGACGCGCACCGACATGCAGCTCGGCCGCCTCGATGGCGAAGCCGATATCAGCAATAATGCTGACCTCTCTGCAAGCGAGGTCGTCGGACCGCTCACGCTTAGCACACGAAGCCGCAACATCACGCTCGACCGCATCGCCGGCGACATCTCCGTCAGCAACAGCAATGGCTTTGTGAACGTCACCAGCGCGCCACCGCTCGGAAACGTCACCATCGAGAACCGCAACGGAGACATCTCGCTCACTGTCCCCGAGCACTCCGGCTTTGTAGTCGACGCTCAGGCTACTGACGGCGATCTGGACAACGACTTCTCCTTCGCCACCCAGGGGACGGACACCCATAGAACCTTCAGTGGCACCGTCGGCAAGGGCGGCCCAACGCTTCGCCTCACCACCACCCACGGCGATATCTCGTTCAAAAAGACCTCTGTCCTGCCGCTACCGCCTGCTCCCCCCGCACCGCCGAAGCTGACGCTGATTGCACCGGATGCCAAGATCGCCATCGAAGGCGCCAGAGCTGAAGCAAAGGCAGCCGAGCGGATGGCCGCTCAAGAGGCAAAAGCAGCCAAAGCCCAGGCAAAGGAAGCTGCCGCCGAGGCAAAACGCGATGCGAAAGCACAATCCTCAAACGATAGCTCGCAGTAG